Proteins encoded within one genomic window of Episyrphus balteatus chromosome 1, idEpiBalt1.1, whole genome shotgun sequence:
- the LOC129906202 gene encoding uncharacterized protein LOC129906202, translating to MRMPFTGIIQGQGRRPQREHMVPFKALLPLSIRNRVSGKSDSSSDVACLQEMAVLFACLKDNEFAEKLCPKEIATFEKCYKVHMDKKFEAKKTDSLGIVAPGKDLNYKQLNKFMRFYPNPK from the coding sequence ATGCGTATGCCATTTACTGGAATCATCCAAGGCCAAGGACGCCGGCCACAACGTGAACACATGGTCCCATTCAAAGCGCTTCTTCCTCTAAGCATTCGTAACAGGGTCAGTGGCAAATCAGATTCCTCCTCCGATGTAGCATGTCTTCAAGAAATGGCTGTTCTATTTGCCTGCCTAAAAGACAATGAATTCGCTGAGAAACTCTGTCCAAAGGAAATCGccacttttgaaaaatgctaCAAAGTTCATATGGACAAGAAATTCGAAGCGAAGAAAACTGATAGTTTGGGTATCGTTGCACCAGGAAAGGATCTTAATTATAAgcaattaaacaaatttatgcGTTTTTATCCTAATCCAAagtaa
- the LOC129906200 gene encoding suppressor APC domain-containing protein 2, which yields MMHRQSTQVLGVSNVLNSNNCGASAAAAENPTDLKGHYPLETLPKQFVVSMKKLFDILDDQRTGYVKFSDIQKGWQDDGCKGLPRGVIESLRKVTPTSGLLSFDRFCAGLKICLLQNQQVDISNAVRSDKPPRPPSAPLLDIENPVPNAQWSNTNCNTATVRPNNIISNQRALSLPQLSPEIELDIMTDTELAARDIYSSPPPPPKPPRSAMTANNANAIDKAEIRHALQNWQMGILMNEMDSKDKRKSFQVLRGTADGGSSTTPDSGAQSIPNGGYQKKRREPRRHTLQNGIDYNMLKRMKQFEEERDVLLQGLAAVEKAREWYLQQISNAQEKIKYLGRMGSHVEQWSEVHQERLDFQRARVLEINRHLSTLAETWERGGFPTHINLAIRPTNHQGLLQPVDRLRQQNRNLTNEVNQKTDRIAMLEREKQTLIRELLELQKRNPNRGGGLISVVSQGSQNCMSSSGLVDADVVY from the exons ATGATGCATCGACAGAGTACTCAAGTTCTTGGAGTCTCAAATGTATTAAACTCAAATAATTGCGGTGCAAGTGCTGCTGCAGCAGAGAATCCAACTGACCTTAAGGGCCATTACCCTTTGGAGACGCTACCAAAACAGTTTGTGGTGTCGATGAAGAAACTCTTCGATATATTGGACGATCAGAGAACTGGTTATGTGAAATTTTCTGATATACAAAAAGGATGGCAGGACGATGGATGCAAAGGGTTGCCGCGGGGTGTGATTGAAAGTTTGCGCAAAGTCACTCCAACAAGTGGTCTCTTGTCTTTCGATAGATTTTGCGCGGGATTGAAGATTTGCTTGTTGCAAAATCAACAAGTGGACATATCGAATGCTGTTCGGTCGGATAAGCCACCAAGGCCTCCATCGGCACCGTTGTTGGATATTGAAAATCCGGTTCCTAATGCTCAATGGTCGAATACGAATTGTAATACGGCAACAGTTCGTCCGAATAATATAATATCCAATCAAAGAGCATTGAGCTTGCCTCAGTTGAGTCCTGAAATTGAATTGGATATTATGACTGATACAGAATTGGCTGCGAGGGATATTTATAGTAGTCCCCCTCCTCCACCGAAACCTCCACGTAGTGCTATGACGGCAAATAATGCAAATGCCATAGATAAAGCTGAGATTCGTCATGCTTTACAGAATTGGCAAATGGGAATTCTAATGAATGAAATGGATTCGAAAGATAAAAGGAAATCATTTCAGGTGCTGAGGGGTACTGCAGATGGTGGTTCGTCGACAACGCCAGATAGTGGGGCACAATCAATACCGAATGGTGGTTATCAGAAGAAACGAAGGGAACCTCGACGACACACTTTACAAAATGGTATTGACTATAATATGCTGAAGAGGATGAAGCAATTCGAGGAGGAACGTGATGTATTGCTTCAAGGACTGGCAGCTGTTGAGAAAGCTCGAGAATGGTATTTGCAACAGATATCCAATGCTCAGGAAAAGATCAAGTATTTGGGGAGAATGGGATCTCATGTG gAACAATGGTCTGAGGTACATCAAGAGAGATTGGACTTTCAACGTGCCAGAGTTTTAGAGATAAATCGTCATCTCTCAACTCTAGCTGAGACTTGGGAACGTGGTGGCTTTCCAACTCACATTAATCTTGCCATACGCCCCACAAATCATCAAGGACTACTCCAACCGGTCGACCGTCTTCGCCAACAGAATCGCAATCTAACCAACGAAGTTAATCAAAAGACCGATCGAATTGCAATGTTAGAACGAGAGAAACAAACACTTATTCGAGAGTTGCTGGAATTACAAAAACGCAACCCAAATCGAGGAGGAGGATTGATAAGTGTTGTCTCTCAAGGATCTCAAAATTGCATGAGTTCATCTGGCCTTGTCGATGCCGATGTTGTTTATTGA